A window of the Lolium perenne isolate Kyuss_39 chromosome 7, Kyuss_2.0, whole genome shotgun sequence genome harbors these coding sequences:
- the LOC127311571 gene encoding protein MODIFYING WALL LIGNIN-1: MERKVMAVCAVVGFLGVLSAALGFAAEGTRVKASDVLTDSEDSPGACIYPRSPALGLGLMSAVALMVAQSIINTVAGCICCKRHPVPSDTNWSVALISFIVSWVTFIIAFLLLLTGAALNDQRGQENMYFGSFCYVVKPGVFSGGAVLSLASVALAIVYYVALTSSKNPPSWGPQQNQGIAMGQPVIPPQSSEPVFVHEDTYNRQQFP, translated from the exons ATGGAGAGGAAGGTGATGGCGGTCTGCGCCGTGGTGGGCTTCCTCGGCGTCCTCTCGGCGGCGCTCGGGTTCGCCGCCGAGGGCACCCGCGTCAAG GCTTCAGACGTGCTAACAGATTCCGAGGATTCTCCAGGCGCATGCATATACCCAAGAAGCCCAGCCTTGGGCCTTGGCCTAATGTCTGCCGTCGCTCTTATGGTCGCCCAGTCTATCATAAACACGGTTGCTGGTTGCATCTGCTGTAAGAGGCATCCAGTACCCTCGGACACTAACTGGAGCGTAGCTCTGATCTCATTCATCGTATCTTG GGTCACTTTTATAATAGCGTTCCTTCTTCTGCTGACTGGAGCTGCACTAAACGATCAAAGAGGTCAAGAGAACATGTACTTTGGCAGCTTCTGCTACGTCGTCAAGCCTGGAGTCTTCTCAGGAGGAGCAGTGCTCTCCCTCGCCAGTGTGGCTCTGGCAATAGTGTACTATGTCGCTCTGACATCGTCGAAAAACCCTCCATCCTGGGGCCCACAGCAGAACCAAGGCATCGCCATGGGCCAACCCGTGATCCCGCCGCAGAGCAGCGAACCAGTGTTCGTACACGAGGACACCTACAACCGGCAGCAGTTCCCTTGA
- the LOC127311569 gene encoding uncharacterized protein yields MAAKCIVGALIGSLGVAYVCDTIVSDKKIFGGTVCKTATDKEWQQATEAKLQAWPRTAGPPVIMNPISRQNFIVKD; encoded by the exons ATGGCGGCGAAATGCATTGTCGGGGCGCTGATCGGATCCCTTGGCGTTGCGTATGTCTGCGACACGATTGTTTCTGACAAGAAGATCTTCGGAG GCACCGTTTGCAAGACTGCCACTGACAAGGAGTGGCAGCAAGCCACGGAGGCCAAGCTTCAGGCCTGGCCTCGCACTGCTGGACCGCCGGTCATCATGAACCCCATCAGCCGCCAGAACTTCATCGTCAAGGACTGA
- the LOC127311570 gene encoding gluconokinase yields MAGSDLPHTGLAIVIMGVSGCGKSTVAAMLAAALGCNFVEADDYHSQANKAKMSKGIPLTDADRVPWLESLRDAIRELLDRGEDVAVSCSALQLKYREILREGDSNYKAGCYGTCRVKFVCLEASAELIADRVRRRAKEAGHFMPASLVQSQLDLLKIDENEGITVVDATLRPETIVKATIAQYKEELALTASLMA; encoded by the exons ATGGCCGGCTCTGATCTCCCTCATACAG GATTGGCAATCGTGATCATGGGAGTCAGCGGCTGCGGCAAATC GACCGTCGCGGCGATGCTCGCTGCAGCCCTGGGCTGCAACTTCGTCGAGGCAGACGATTACCACTCCCAGGCGAACAAAG CAAAGATGAGCAAGGGCATCCCACTCACCGACGCCGACCGCGTCCCGTGGCTGGAGTCGCTCCGGGACGCCATCAGGGAGCTGCTGGACCGCGGCGAGGACGTCGCCGTCAGCTGCTCGGCACTGCAGCTGAAGTACAGGGAGATCCTGAGGGAAGGAGACAGCAACTACAAGGCAGGGTGCTATGGAACCTGCAGGGTGAAGTTTGTCTGTCTGGAGGCCTCAGCGGAGTTGATCGCTGATAGGGTGAGGAGGAGGGCGAAGGAAGCAGGGCACTTCATGCCTGCGAGCCTGGTGCAAAGCCAGCTTGATCTGCTGAAGATAGACGAAAACGAGGGGATCACTGTTGTCGACGCCACACTGCGTCCCGAAACCATTGTCAAAGCCACCATTGCTCAGTACAAGGAGGAGCTGGCATTGACAGCGTCACTGATGGCTTAG